The sequence CATATGTGGATACAAGGCATAGTTTTGGAAAACCATCGCGATATCACGATCTTTTGGTTGAACCTTATTCATGACCTTGCCATCCATCTTAAAGTCACCTTTAGTAATATCCTCTAGTCCCGCTATCATACGTAATGTGGTGGATTTACCACATCCGGAAGGTCCAACGAAGACAATAAATTCACCATCTTTAATGTCTAGGTTGAAATCACTAACTGAATAGTCAGTATTACCTTGATAGCGTTTGTAAATGTGATCCAAATTAATTTTTACCATTTTTAACGCTCCTTTTATTTTTTGACTTCCAGTTAACTAATAAGTTTAATCTTACTAATCAATCTAGATGTGTCCTCCACACCCAAAGTCAATCCTTTTTGGCTACTTGACCACCTAATAATCTGTATGAGACATACGTTGCAAGCGAGACACTGCAGATCACACTCAAGAAGGCCAATTGCAAAACGAAATTCAACAATATCAAGATTAAAAATACTATTACTGAGATTATAATTGGTAGAGGCTTTTCAACGAATAAAGTTAAAATACTTTCAAACTCATTTGTTGCCAGTTGGAAACTAACAGCGACTAAAGCCATGAAATAAACAAATGTTAAAATCATCACTGCTACGTGCCACTGCGTATTTCCCATTGCAACTTTATTTAATAAAATGAACAAACTTGCAACGAAACCTAAACCAAAATTGAGAAGATAGTTTTTCTGAAAATCAAACCATTTTTTAAAAAAATATTTAAAAAAACTCACACTACCGTTTAGTTGCCATTCTTGAACAGCTGCATAACTAGCAACCAATCCAGGAATTGTAAAAACTGATAACATCAACCATACGATAACTAACAACATCGTATAAGTAGCTGAAAACTTCAAACTGAACAAGATGATTGCAGTCAATATCACTGGAAAATTGATAATAAAGAATGAGAAGTTAATGGTAAATAATGACCAAAGCCAGTTACCACTCGCCATTAATCTTTGTCCATTTTTCGATTTTAGATTGATCACAATAATCTGTCCTTTCTTTAATTACTTAACAGCACCATCGGTAACACCTTTGATGATCCATTTTTGTGCGAATAGATAAAATAGGATAACCGGAATGATGGAAATAGTGATACCAGCTAAGGCTAAGTGCCATTGCTTTGTGTATTCACCGAAGAAATTAAACATTTGAAGTGGAATTGTGTATTGCGCTTGTGGCAATACTAGTGATGGCAATAGATAATCGTTCCAGATAGCAATGATATTCAAGATTGCTACGGTAACTGTGATAGGACTGAGCATTGGGAAGATAACTTTAGTAAAGATCTGCCAACGACTTGCCCCTTCTAGTTCAGCTGATTCATCCATTGCGATAGGAATACTTGATAATGTACCTTGATACAAGAAGACTGACAAACTGCAGTCAAAACCTAGATACATGATGACAAGTCCCCACATGTTTAGAAAATGTACAGCACCGAAGTTAGCTGTCAAAGGAATCATAACGGATTGGAAAGGAATCAACATAGCGGAAATAAATAGTAACAACAATCCACTACTCAATTTACTATGATTTCTTTGAAGTGCATATGCAGCCATTGATGAAGCTAAAATAATGACTAACACACTGCAAATTGTAATAATCAATGAATTCGTCAATGAAGCGATAAAGTGCAACGCTTGAAACGAATTAACATAGTTATCAGTTGTACTTGGATGTGGTAATGACAAAACTGATGCAAAGATACCTTTTGGTGTCTTAAATGAATTTGATACGATCAAATAAAATGGGAACAACCATAAGATACCTAACAAGAGCCCGACAATTCCAATAATGGTTCTACCTTTTGTTTTCAATGGAGATCAGCCTCCCTCTTACGGTTATAAGCAACTTGCAATAGTGAAATAGCAGCAACAATTACGAAGAATACAATAGCTTTTGCTTCTGACAAGGAGAAGTTAGCTGAGTTATAAGCGGTGTTAACAATATCCATCGCTAACATTTGTGTTGAATTGTAAGGACCACCATTTGTCAATGACAAGTTTTGATCATAAATCTTAAAACCATTTGATAAAGTTAAAAACATGCAAACTGTGAATGCAGGAGCAATCATTGGGAACGTGATTTTTGTGAAACGTTGCCATGCTGAAGCTCCGTCAATCTTTGCAGCTTCAATGATTTCATTAGGGATATTTTGTAGATAAGCAATATAAATGATCATGATATAACCACTCATTTGCCAAACTGTAACAATAACTAGTCCCCAGAAACCAGTTGTTTCATTTGTTAGCCAATTCAATAGCCAATGCATATGCAAGGCATTACCTAAAGCTTGAAAACCTTGAGTAAAAATGAATTGCCAGATGAAACCTAAAATCAAACCACCAATCATATTTGGCATAAAGAAAACGGTACGTAAGAAATTATTTCCCTTGAATTTTTGTGTTACTAATAATGCTAAGCCCAAGCCTATTACGTTCAGCATAATGACAGTGACAATTACAAACCCCACTGTAAACCAAAAGGCGTTAATAAACGCCTTATCGTGGAACAATGTTATGTAATTTTGAAATCCTACCATCTTGGTAAAAGTTAAACCGTCCCAATCAGTAAATGAGTAAAACAATCCTTCAATTACCGGAATAAATACTACCAAAGCTAACGCAATGAGGGTTGGTGTTAAAAATAGCCAAAACGAAAGACTTCTATTTTTCATATTCATTGCCCTCTTTTGTTACTTTTAGTTATTAGATGATTTTTGTTGTTTTGCCCAACCATCTTTCATATTTTGAACTGTCTTATCCCAGCTTTGTTTGCCTGATAAGTACTTTTGTAGATTTGGTTGTGCAACGTCTGGATCCCATGAAGTACCAGTGTATCCTGGGAATGCCCAGCCTGTTGTCTTGTGATTTTGTGAGTATTCAAAGACTGCTGATGTCAATGGATCGCTCATCTTGAAGTTACTGTAACCTTTGTATGCAGGTACGAAGTGTAACTTGTTTACAACTTGTTTCTTACCTTCTTTAGATGTGTACATCCAGTCTAAGAAGTCTTTAGCAGCTTTTTGTTCTTGTGTTGATTTCTTGCTATTAACTGCCCAGTATAGTGAAGTACCAACAGGCATCTTGCCTTCTTCACCAGGTACAGGAATAGGAATCATACCAACGTCATTCTTAGCAAAGTCTTTATCGATACCTTCGATTGTAGGATAGATCCAGTCACCTTGTTGAATCATAGCAACTTTACCTTGTGAGAAGTATTGGTTAACTTGTGCTGAGTAATCTAGTTGCATGATTGGTTGGATAGAATAAGTCTTTTCAAGATCAATCATAGTCTTCATATCATTAGCCTTTGTGAATGGCATCTTCTTTGATTTGTAAAGTTTCAAAGCGTTACCATTGAAGTCTTGACCAATGTATAGGTTAGCTAAGTGATCTGAGAATACCCAAGCTTCTTTACCAGGTGTAGCAAAGACGCCTTTGATACCTAATTCACTCTTTTGCGCATCAATTTGTTTGATAGCTGCTTCAAGTTTATCCATAGTTGTCAAACTGTTTGGATCAATGCCAGCCTTTTGGAAGACTTGCTTGTTATAAACCAAACCATAACCTTCAACGTTGAATGGAAGTCCAACGGTCTTGCCGCCAGTCTTAACAGCGCTCAAAGTACCAGGTTGTGCAGCTTTTGCTGCCTTTGTGTCTGACAAATCTGCTTCATGTGCCTTGAATTGTTGCACATCAGCTGGACCAGCCAAACTGAAGATTGTTGGTGCATTACCAGATGAAATTCTGGTCTTTAGAACTGGATCATATTGAGTACCACCACCGATTGATGTAACTTCAATCTTTACATGTGGATGTGACTTTTCATAATCCTTAGCAATTTGTTTGAATTGCTTGTTGTTCTCAACCTTTCCTTGAAGAATTGTAATCTTAACATCCTTACCTGAGGATGAATTACCACAAGCTGCCAGCATAAACGCTGCACTAGCGGCCAGAGCAACAACTGCTATACGCTTTCCAAAGCGTTTCCAGAAGTTCTTCTTCATTACCAAAGCCCCCTATAAAAATATTATTTCCTTACTACAGTTTCCATTATGTTTCTAAAAAGGTTTCTTTGCAACCGCTTTCTCGATGTTACCGATAACAGGTTTGTAACACGATTGAAATTTAAGGCATTCAAAAAGCAGTCAATTATTAATCTAATCGACTGCTTTTTTGTTATTCGTTATTTTTACCTTGAATGATAATTGGATCATAGTCTAACATCACGATTCCATCCTTAACTTTGATCAAGGAATTGTCAATCATGTTAGTGTAACTGTCGCTTGCCAAAGCTACAGGAACCTCTCCTGGCATCCCTTTAAGAGTGAAGATACCAATTCTGATAATGTCTCCCATCTTATAAGTTACTTCAACGATATCATTTTCTAGAGCAGTAATCTTATAAGTTCCTGACACTTGAATATCACTCTGACTCATCTGATGCATCTTGAAAATCAAAGAACTGAGGTTCATCTTCTTATCATCCCAGTCCAATTTATCTTTATCAAAAAGACTTGGTGTGTGTTTAAATCCATACTCTTGACCAGCATAAACTAAAGTTGAACCTTTCTGAAATTCTGAAAAGGCTGTCCAATTATAGACATCATTTTCATTGATAAAGAGACTATGAGCTCTTTCTTGATCATGATTCTCCAAAGCTCTCATCTTAATATAATTTGAAGGATAAATTACTCCTTGAGTATTCAAAGCTTCAACATACTTCTTTAAAGGCAAGTCACCCTTAACATATTTACGGAAAGTCTGGTCAATATCATAATCGTAAGTCATGTCAAAGGCACTGTATAATTCTGCATCCGAAGAAACGTGATACCCTTTGGCATTCAATGTCTTAATATAATCAGGACCAGTAGATTCAGCTAACCAAATGGTCTTAGGGTTAACCTTAGCAACTTCTTTGCGGGCTTCCTTCCAGAATTCGATTGGTACTTGTGGAGCAACATCGCATCTGAAACCATCAACGATTTTGGCATAACGTTTAAGAGTTTCGATTTGATAATTCCACAAAGCCTTGTGAGAATAATCTAATTCAGCTACATCTGTCCAGTCTTCATTCTTATTGTACAAATTACCTTCATGGTCATGTAAGAACCATTCTGGATGTACTTGTAATAATACTGAATCACGAGAAGTATGATTGTAAACAATATCCAACATAACTTTCATACCACGATCATGGATAGATTTTACTAACTCTAGAAAATCTTGCCATGTTCCTAGTTTTGGATCGATAGCACGGTAGTCCTTGATTGAATAAGGTGAACCGAGCTTACCTTTGCGGTCTTTTTTACCAATTGGAAAAATAGGCATCAACCAAATGCAATCAGTACCCAAACTCTTAATTCGATCCAAGTCCGGTTCAATTGCTTTTAAAGTACCTTTTTTAGTATGATTTCTTACAAAAATGCAATAAATTTGCATCTTTCTTAATTTAACATCTGTTTGACTTGCCATTAATTACACACCCCTCTAATTAGATTCAAAAGCACAACAACCCCATGCACCTAGTTTGACGATTCCATCCTTAACCTCACTAGATTCGTTAGCTAACACTTTTTCCCAAACACCTTCTGGCAAAGTAAAGTTGACTTTCTTATCAGAAAAATTAGCTACAACTAAACCTTGATTATCAGCTGTCTTTCGTTGATAAGCATAAATATTTGGGGCAGTAATTAGTAAACAATAATCGCCACTAGTAAAACAGTCATGCTTTTTTATTTTTAAAAGTTCTCTATAAAAATTCATAATACTATTGGGATCAGCAATCTCTTGATCGACACAATTGGAATCAACTTTGGCCCAATTCCAAGGTCTTTCTTCAGAAAAGCCTCGATACTTCGTTGAATTCCACTGCATTGGACCTCGAGCTGTCATCTCATCTTGATTATTCAACAGTCGTAAAATCTGGTCATCAGTAAACGACTTGTGGCGCAAATTATTAATCAGATCTACTGCTCTTTGATCAGTGAAATCTGCAACCTTTTGATACTTCAATCCGTGCATACCGATTTCTTCACCATAGTAAATTACTGGTATTCCACGTTGTAAAAATAGCATTGTTGCTAATAATTTGGTAATTTTATCATCATGCACTGGCAAGTTCAGTCGATCCAAAACTCGACTAATATCATGATTGCCCCATGTTAAAGTTGGCAAACTGACATGATCCAAAATACTTTCCCAAGTTACATAAGTTTTTTTCAAACTATCAAGCGATAACTTTCGATCTTGGAAAAACTTAGGTATATCCGGATTACTATCATCATAAACTTCACCATAATTATCTGAATTAACGACCACATCACAAACGTGCTCATCTGGTCGTGTGTATTCAGCAGCATCACGAGCCTGGGCAGATGACGCTTCACCAAACAAGAATACATCTGGCTTAATTTTTTTGATTTCTCTAACAAAACCTGACATATAGTCTTTTACTGCGGGCAACTTAGCATAGAATTGGTCATCAATTGGAAATTTAGTACTACTATCCAACGAGTTCTGTTCAAAATTTGCCTTAGCGATATGAATGAAGGCATCCAAACGAAATCCGTCAACGCCCTTTTCGAGCCAAAACTTAGCAATATCAGCGATTGACTTTTGAACCTCTGGATTTTTCCAATTCAAATCAGGCATTTTTTTATCGAAAAGATGAAAATAATACTCGTTTGGATTGGTTGGATTCTTCTCCCAAACGCTACCACCAAAGAATGATCCCCAATTGTTGGGCTCATGTCCGTCAACAGCTGGATGCCAAATATAGTAATCTCGAAAAATACTATGTGGATTATTTAAAGCATCTTGAAACCATGGATGTTGGTCGGACGTATGGTTGATTGGCAAATCTAAAATAATATGAAGTCCCAATTCATGAGCCTTAGTCATCATTTCCGAAAAATCACTTGTATCCCCCAAAATTGGATCGATGGCAAAATAATTAGAAACATCATAACCATTATCAATCTGTGGTGAGACAAAAATTGGATTCAACCAAATGGTATTAAATCCCATATCTTTAATGTAACCTAAATGTTTGATAATCCCCTGTATGTCACCAATACCATCATCATTAGTATCTTGAAAACTCTTAGGATAGATTTGATAAATTATTGCTTGATCATACCAATTCATGATAGTTGCCCCTTTCGTGTAAACCCTTACACCTCAGTATAAAAAAGTAAGCCTCGCCTAAGCAAGACTATCTGAAATGTTATCGGTAACAGGTTAATCCCTAAGAGTACCGCCAAAACTAATCTTGGGTTCAAAGACTAAAGCTCCTTGGCTTTCTTTAGTTTCAATTTTATCTAGTAAGTTCTCACCACAAGCACTCCCCATTTCAATTATCGATTGTTTAATCGTCGTAATTTTTGGCGAAGCCACTTGATTCAAAAAGACACCATCAAAACCAGTTACGCCAAAATCCTCTGGAACTTTGCCACCAGAACGTACGATTCCCCGTAGAATACCAATGGCCAAACGATCTGAGGCACATAAAAAGGCAGTGTTGGGTTTGATTTTCTTCCAATTAGATTCGATAAATTCTTCTGCCAAATGGCTATGGTTATCGAATCGATGCAATTCTGGAAGCATCCGACGCTCTTGGACTTGTTGTAAATAACCAGCTTCTCGAGAATATTCAAATGATTCCTTACTGTCGATTCCAATATAAACTAGTTTCTCATAGCCTTTTTGCAAAGCTAACTCTGCTAATTTATAAAGACCAGCCTTATTGTTAGTATCCACAAAATCAAATCCATAACGATTTTCACCAAAAATAATGACCGGCTTTTTTAAATTCTTGATCCAGTCAACGTCTTGTTGACGCATCCCAGTGATAATATAACCGTCACAATTACCAATGTCAAAGTTCTTGCGAGTAACCAATTGCAATGAATACTGGTGTAAATCTAAAGTTTTAGCTATACCAATCATTAAATTCATGTAGTACGGTTCAGTTGTATCGATATCTTCCAAAATACATAGCTTGATAATTCTTGTACTTTTATCCACCAACGCTTTAGCAATCATATTTGGATGATAATCCAATTCACGCATGGCTTCATAAACTAACGCCTTCAATTCATCGGTAACTTTGTCTGGATGATTGATAACTCGAGACACAGTCATCTTTGAAACGTTGGCTTTCTTTGCAACATCAACTAAAGTAGTCATGCTCTTCCCCTCCATATACCACAATTTTATTATACCAATTTAAAGCCTTTGCAGTCTTTTTTTTATAAAATTATCAACATTTTTAAATTATTTTTATATTGGTACATCTTTTTTATTTACAACAATTATATTAAACAACTTGTTTGAACATCTTCGGTTCATGTGCAAAAATTTAGTTGGATAAACTATTAACGAGATGATGCATATGATTATTTACTTGATTGCAATTACTATCTTTATTATCCAATGCGCAATTATGTATTTTATTTATTTCAAAGATCACAAGCTATTTAAATCAGAAATGGCAGCCGCCTATCATGTAAATAATAATCTAGATCAATTCTTTTATTTCTTACTTGTACCTTGTTTAAATGAAGAAAAAGTTATCCAAAATACTTTACAAAATTTGCTAAACTTAGCTGGTCAAAAAGAAATCATTGTCATTGATGATGATTCAGATGATCAAACCGTTCAAAAAATTAAAGCAATGTCAGGACCTATTAGTACAGTGGAAAGAAAATTACCCAACGCTAGAACTGGTAAAGGTGATTCTTTGAACAATGCGATGTCTTTAGTACACAAAATAATTAAACAAAGACATCTTGATCCGAAAAAATGTATTGTTGGTGTCATCGACGCCGATGGAATTTTAAGTGCTAATTGTATTTACAAATTAAACAATGCCTTTGAAGATGAAAACGTCGATGCTGTTCAATTAAGAGTCAAAATGAAACAACCGACGACCGTTTTACAAACTTTTCAAGATATCGAATTTTACACGATCAATCACTTGATTCAACTGATCCGTGGCAAAATGCATGCGGTCGCTCTCTGTGGCAACGGACAATTTTTCAGATATAAAACCGTTACCCAAAGAATGGGAATTCAACCTTGGGGCAATGCCTTACTGGAAGATTTCGAACTTACTTTGAAATTCGAATTAAATGGTTTGAGAATCAAATATTTAGACGATGCTTATGTTGACCAAGAAGCCTTATTAAATTTTAAGGCTTTAGTCAGACAAAGATCACGTTGGGCTCAAGGCGGATTAGATTGTTGGAAATATCTATTTCGAGTCACAAAGTCACCTATCATGTCCAATGCACAAAAATTTGATACTTATTTCTTTTTAACTCAACCATTATTAAATGTCTTAGCTGATTTCAGTATTATTTATTTGACGATAAAGTACGTCATTTATGCGATTGGAAATCCAAGTTTCTTCGTTATTTCCCTATTCTTCTTAATCATAATCGGTTCAATTTTTGGAATGATCTTCACTTTGATTTATCTTCACGAGCTGAGGATAACTCAAAAAGCTGATATTGCTATTGAAGAAAGTGACATGTTGAATTTGGATATGAAAATTGGCAAATTTTTATTGACTGTTGGTTTGTTATCTTATATCTATGTTGTTTTATTTTTGAGTCTGATGAAGTCTATTTATTCTAAAATCCGTGGCAACACTCACTGGGTTAAAACTAAACGCAACTAAAAAATAAGCCATTCCCAATAAAAGGAATGGCCTATTTTTTTAGTTACGGAGTCAACATAACTTCTGTTAATCTTGTCAGATTGCGATTACATGAACGGTTTAAGAGATTCAAAAATGTTCTGACAACACCAGTGACAACATAAAGCAATTTTTTGCCTAATTCCTACATATGGTAGATTGTAAAATTAATCCGAACGCTGTTCGGATAAAAAAGATCGGATTAAATTTGCAATCTACCATTAATGTATTGTAAATAGTCATTGTACTTCTGGATCATCTTGTTCTTAACGTATTGTTCCATATAATCAAAGTCTGGTGTTCCATCAGAACTAGCCGGCAGCATAACTCGATCAACATGTAAATGTTTAGCGTTACGTTTATAACCATGGCCATACTTTGGTTTAATCAAGTCTTGGCTTCCAACAAAGAACAAACCCGTATAAAGGTTCAGCCAATCAGCATATCCATAAATAACATCGGTTGTTGATATGAATGATTCTTTCTTATAAATAGCATATCCAGCAGCACCATCACCATTTTTTATAAAGCCAATACAATTTCCCGGTTGAACCATAAGTTTAGATGTATCATCTAATGCCACACGACACAAAACACCATTATTACGATTAGTTGCACCCAAATACTCAATGCCACCAGAACTAACCTGGTGTAAATGAACTAAGCCTTTCCCTTTACCACCAACTAATTTAGAAAACAAGTTACCAATGGTAAAAGGTTCCCAGTCCACAGAGTCAATAGCCGCCACTGGTTGAATATCACCTAACTTTGCTAATTGGGCATGAGCATAATCCAAATAAGCCCGCTGCTTTTGGTCCAATCGTTCTCTAACATAACTAGACATAAATTGATAATCCGGTTGGTCGTTATCGTCAACTGGTAGCATAATTTGCAGTCGTTCCATACGTGACAATGTAGCACCATTGCCGCCCCAGTTAAATTTAGCAGTCATTTGAGAACGAAGCAATGGCAACAGGAATTGGATCACCAACGGTGTCAATTGCTTACCAGTAATAACATGAACGTTCTGTCCAGTAACAAACTTATAAGGTTGATAAAATGCTGTTTGCGTATCCAAGCCAACGGTTATACTTCCACCATTATCTGATCCATATTCATAATTAGCAGCACTAACAAAGCCAGAAACACCATTGCTACCACCAGAACGGGTCACATAAGGAACTACATTAGCACCACCAGCAATCAGCTTATTCTTGTCAATACTACTTGACGTTGTATGAATGTCAAACAGTCCATTCTCACCAAACGCATTAAACGTTTTCCATTTTCGATCAGTCAGTTTCATCATGATCACCAGCCTTATCATTAAACAGATATTCACGACCAGCCATAATCATTGAGAACTCAAAGTCTAAATAATCACTAATTGACTTATCAAAATCTGCATCAGTAGGGATTTCATCGTTAAAGTAATAGAAACTATGCAACCATTCATCAGTTGGTTTAACCGTTGATTTAACACAGAATTTAGTCGGTGCTTCGACATTGCCACGCCAAACATCTAGTAAATATTGTTTACGATCCTTAACACGTGAAGTCGCAACCAGCCCAATATGTGGGCTAACCTCATAGCCATCATTACGAAAATCAATAAACTTAACTTCTTTGTTAGCCGGGTGCGGTTCATGAGCTGTAAATACAGCAATAACCGGGTTAGTTCCAACTCGATAGAAAGTATTCGGATTGCACGTTATGACCCCTTCCAAAGTGTGATCCTTTAGAATTGCTTCTTTGTATTGTCTTTCTGCTTTTGACTTACCAACCATAGTCGACTGTGGAACAATTACAGCAGCTCTTGCACAAGGTAATAAGCTATCAAGTAAATGTTTAATGAAGTTAATTTCGTACTGCGATGAATCCTTCGTTGACCCCTGAGAATATGGTGGATTCATCATACCAACGGTAGACATTGTCTCTGTCTGGAGCTTTGCAGCCGGTTGTTGCAAGAAATCTTCATTCTTCAGATTTGACTTACCATCACCACGGAGAATCATATTCGTTGTAGCAATAGTAAACATGTAATCTTGTAATTCAATTCCATATAGCTGATTACGACGAATATCACGTCGCTGCTGGTCATCAGAGGCCTGTTTAAGCATATTGTGCATTGCAGCGATTAGAAAGCCAGCAGTCCCACAAGTAGGGTCAAATACATGGTCGGTAGGTTTTAGGTCTACAAGGTCACAAAACAGCTCTGTGATATGCTTAGGCGTCAAAATAATACCTAAACTTTGCCCGTCACCACCTGAATAACTCATAAATTTACCATAGAACCGACCCAGATAGTCCTCTGTAGAGTTGGTATAACGAATATCTTGATAAATAGTACGATTGATAAACTCGGTGTAATAACGTAATGGAGTCATACCAAGTCGAGCATCTTTAGTATTCAGCTTAGCTGAATCCTTGATGATGCTGAATTGACTCAATAACTTATCTAACTTGGTCTGTGGTTGGACATTAGAACGCCGCAAATTAGATTTAATGGCGTCCATTAGCTTATCTCCGTCAGTAGTAACCGTATCGCCGGTTAATGAATCAATGCTAAAATTACGTGCTTCTCCTTCACGCAAAGCTAAAAGAATACCAGATACGACCAACGGTTTATCAACATCTTTTAACTGACCGTATGTCCGTAAATTCTCGTGAAGTTGTGCAGCATCTTTAAGAATGTCGGCAGTAGTCTTTTCCTCGTTGGTATCCTCATGAAGGACTTCTTTTAGATAGTATTCATCAATGTTTTTCTCGTTAAAACTAATAAAAGACTCAACGTCTGGTAGCACATCATAGTCACCACGTTCGTTAACAAACATTGGGGTGATTTTATGCATCTTTTCATTACCCGAAACACCAAAAGCAAAGCACTTCTTATACGAAGTACGTTCCAAAATATGCCGAGCATAATGCAACGCACCATTTAACGCATATTTAGGAACAATCACCGGATCATCAGTCGTAATAACATCGTGATCAGTATAAACATGATTGGAAATATCAGCCTTATCTTCAATCACCAGCAAATAGTCCTTTACGACCCCAACATACTCAGGATAACCAGATTTCCTATTTAATTTTTTACTAGCAGTATGAAGTGCATCATCAATATTTTTTATGTGAGAGCTTTGATAGTCCAAATCAATCTTAGAATCATTTAATAAGTGATCCACCCATAAATCCGTAGACCCTTCAACTCGTGCCATTCAATCAATCCTTTCCATGAAGCCATCTCCAAATAGCTCCATGTTCCTGTTTTTCTTCATTGTTTTGCTCACTGTTAACAGTTTATACTGGTTCAGACTCGTTAACACCTTTTCCGCTAATTGTAACTGTTGAGCATTTTCAGTTAATTTAGCAACCTTACTGGTTAAATCACTAACATTACCCACAGCCTGAGTTAAGGCATCGTGCTGATGTTACAGATACAAAAATTGATAACTTAGATCATAAAATCAATGTGGTTATTACTATAATTGCATCCCGCGTGGTAGCAATCTTGATAAAAGTTTTATTCTTTTAAGCCTTAATCAGCTTTTTGTTTTTGACATTAAAAGAACATATGTACCCCCTATTTGACAAATGCAAAAAATGTGCGCAAAGCCTTAT comes from Companilactobacillus pabuli and encodes:
- a CDS encoding restriction endonuclease subunit S, with protein sequence MMKLTDRKWKTFNAFGENGLFDIHTTSSSIDKNKLIAGGANVVPYVTRSGGSNGVSGFVSAANYEYGSDNGGSITVGLDTQTAFYQPYKFVTGQNVHVITGKQLTPLVIQFLLPLLRSQMTAKFNWGGNGATLSRMERLQIMLPVDDNDQPDYQFMSSYVRERLDQKQRAYLDYAHAQLAKLGDIQPVAAIDSVDWEPFTIGNLFSKLVGGKGKGLVHLHQVSSGGIEYLGATNRNNGVLCRVALDDTSKLMVQPGNCIGFIKNGDGAAGYAIYKKESFISTTDVIYGYADWLNLYTGLFFVGSQDLIKPKYGHGYKRNAKHLHVDRVMLPASSDGTPDFDYMEQYVKNKMIQKYNDYLQYINGRLQI
- a CDS encoding glycosyltransferase family 2 protein codes for the protein MIIYLIAITIFIIQCAIMYFIYFKDHKLFKSEMAAAYHVNNNLDQFFYFLLVPCLNEEKVIQNTLQNLLNLAGQKEIIVIDDDSDDQTVQKIKAMSGPISTVERKLPNARTGKGDSLNNAMSLVHKIIKQRHLDPKKCIVGVIDADGILSANCIYKLNNAFEDENVDAVQLRVKMKQPTTVLQTFQDIEFYTINHLIQLIRGKMHAVALCGNGQFFRYKTVTQRMGIQPWGNALLEDFELTLKFELNGLRIKYLDDAYVDQEALLNFKALVRQRSRWAQGGLDCWKYLFRVTKSPIMSNAQKFDTYFFLTQPLLNVLADFSIIYLTIKYVIYAIGNPSFFVISLFFLIIIGSIFGMIFTLIYLHELRITQKADIAIEESDMLNLDMKIGKFLLTVGLLSYIYVVLFLSLMKSIYSKIRGNTHWVKTKRN
- a CDS encoding HsdM family class I SAM-dependent methyltransferase, with protein sequence MARVEGSTDLWVDHLLNDSKIDLDYQSSHIKNIDDALHTASKKLNRKSGYPEYVGVVKDYLLVIEDKADISNHVYTDHDVITTDDPVIVPKYALNGALHYARHILERTSYKKCFAFGVSGNEKMHKITPMFVNERGDYDVLPDVESFISFNEKNIDEYYLKEVLHEDTNEEKTTADILKDAAQLHENLRTYGQLKDVDKPLVVSGILLALREGEARNFSIDSLTGDTVTTDGDKLMDAIKSNLRRSNVQPQTKLDKLLSQFSIIKDSAKLNTKDARLGMTPLRYYTEFINRTIYQDIRYTNSTEDYLGRFYGKFMSYSGGDGQSLGIILTPKHITELFCDLVDLKPTDHVFDPTCGTAGFLIAAMHNMLKQASDDQQRRDIRRNQLYGIELQDYMFTIATTNMILRGDGKSNLKNEDFLQQPAAKLQTETMSTVGMMNPPYSQGSTKDSSQYEINFIKHLLDSLLPCARAAVIVPQSTMVGKSKAERQYKEAILKDHTLEGVITCNPNTFYRVGTNPVIAVFTAHEPHPANKEVKFIDFRNDGYEVSPHIGLVATSRVKDRKQYLLDVWRGNVEAPTKFCVKSTVKPTDEWLHSFYYFNDEIPTDADFDKSISDYLDFEFSMIMAGREYLFNDKAGDHDETD